One window of the Prinia subflava isolate CZ2003 ecotype Zambia chromosome 1, Cam_Psub_1.2, whole genome shotgun sequence genome contains the following:
- the LRRC14B gene encoding leucine-rich repeat-containing protein 14B, which translates to MKSLRFISAEAFVSNAQFARRSLGAVAHDLFPLLFKASYLLEQGEVIHDLVENWPLLDFNIGKLLGANLDYQEDLRHRTCSVCLESCLTGLRDYVLNQSSPYMKKLRVVDLTGIKDVEVQFCKCKKTMGRWARTQMLSKLCSELLVYLQQAQCNPGTFEISINVLIDLFVTERNYELVMLALLKKCSCPLKICCVAFRSDNLTLQKFFYIIKLIDPFLLRKLEIVHNVHLEMEHLEMLFNSTHFPLLTSLTLPARTFNVRRFTDADEEMLTNIGEKMGEMTQLTELNMSFSILTGRIQKLLSPLKTPLKMLDVSNCSLNHADMAFLANSFHANHLEVLDLSGHDVTELYPSTFFKLLSHCSSVLRSLTLEDCNIQDTHVNMMILGLSPCQKLQEFKFTGNPLSSQTLKHLFTFLCELPMLKNVEFPVPRDCYPIGITYPIDDASLCRFDHQKYERVAEELNLILLQANREDVKASTPLFGSYDAAVQETNNELGAYLIKSFKETLEKFTTSFNKMS; encoded by the exons ATGAAGTCTCTCCGATTCATTAGCGCTGAAGCATTCGTGTCAAATGCACAGTTTGCCAGGAGGAGTCTCGGTGCTGTTGCCCATGATCTTTTTCCGCTTCTTTTTAAAGCCAGCTATTTACTGGAGCAAGGGGAAGTGATTCACGACTTGGTAGAGAACTGGCCACTTCTTGATTTTAACATAGGAAAACTTTTGGGAGCTAATCTGGACTACCAGGAAGACCTGAGACATAGAACATGCTCAGTGTGCTTGGAAAGCTGTCTGACAGGGCTGAGAGACTATGTGCTGAATCAATCTTCTCCCTACATGAAAAAGTTGAGAGTGGTCGACCTGACAGGTATAAAAGATGTTGAAGTTCAATTTTGTAAGTGCAAGAAGACAATGGGAAGGTGGGCCAGGACACAGATGCTCTCTAAGCTTTGTTCAGAACTGCTGGTTTACCTGCAACAAGCACAGTGCAATCCAGGTACCTTTGAAATCAGTATCAATGTGCTAATTGACTTGTTTGTGACAGAGCGGAACTATGAACTGGTCATGCTGGCCCTGTTGAAGAAATGCAGTTGTCCACTGAAAATCTGCTGTGTGGCATTCAGATCTGACAACCTGACCTTGCAGAAATTCTTCTACATCATAAAGCTCATTGATCCCTTCTTGTTGCGCAAACTGGAAATAGTTCATAATGTTCACTTGGAAATGGAACACTTGGAAATGCTCTTCAACAGTACCCACTTCCCTCTATTGACGTCCTTGACTTTGCCAGCACGAACATTTAATGTGCGGAGGTTCACAGATGCAGATGAAGAGATGCTTACTAACATTGGAGAAAAGATGGGTGAAATGACACAGCTCACTGAGCTGAACATGTCATTTTCTATACTCACTGGAAGAATACAGAAACTTCTCAG CCCACTAAAAACTCCACTGAAGATGCTGGATGTTTCTAACTGCTCCTTGAACCATGCTGATATGGCCTTTTTAGCCAATAGTTTCCATGCTAATCACTTGGAAGTCCTGGACCTGAGTGGTCACGATGTAACTGAGCTTTACCCATCAACATTCTTTAAGCTCCTCAGCCATTGCTCTTCAGTGCTCAGGAGTCTTACCCTGGAGGACTGTAATATCCAAGACACTCATGTCAACATGATGATTTTAGGTTTAAGTCCTTGTCAGAAACTACAGGAGTTTAAGTTTACTGGAAACCCACTGTCATCCCAAACACTAAAACACCTTTTCACATTTCTCTGTGAATTGCCAATGCTGAAAAATGTGGAGTTCCCAGTTCCAAGGGATTGCTACCCTATTGGTATCACCTACCCCATTGATGATGCCAGTCTTTGCAGATTTGATCATCAAAAATATGAAAGGGTAGCAGAAGAACTTAACCTCATTTTACTCCAAGCAAATAGAGAGGATGTGAAGGCTTCAACACCACTCTTTGGGAGTTATGatgcagctgtgcaggagaCAAACAATGAACTGGGAGCTTACTTGATCAAGTCCTTCAAAGAGACTTTAGAGAAGTTCACTACTTCATTTAACAAAATGAGTTAA